The genomic segment ATCGAGGCGGCCGCGGCGATGGAGGCGATCATGTCGGGCGCCGCCACCAACGCCCAGATCGCGGCCTTCCTCACCGCGCTCCGGATGAAGGGCGAGACGGTCGAGGAGCTGATCGGCTTCGCCCAGGTGATGCGCCAGAAGGCCGTGCACGTCCGCACACGCGGCGAGGAGACGGCGGCGCTGACGGGCACGGACCGCGAGATGCTCATCGACACCTGCGGTACGGGCGGCGACGCCGCCGGCACCTTCAACGTCTCCACCGCGACGGCGTTCGTGGTCGCCGGCGCCGGCCTGCGGGTGGCCAAGCATGGCAACCGCTCCGTCTCGTCGCTCTGTGGGTCCGCCGACGTGGTGGAGACGCTCGGCATCAACCTCGAGCTGACCCCGGCCCGGGTGGCGCGCTGCATCGACGAGGTGGGGATCGGCTTCCTCTACGCCCCCTTGCTCCACACGGCGATGAAGCACGTGATGGCGGCGCGGCGCGAGATGGGGATCCGGACCGTGTTCAACATGCTGGGCCCCCTCACCAACCCGGCGGCGGCGAATGCCCAGGTGATCGGCGTCTACTCGGCGGCCCTCACCGAGCCCCTGGCGCGGGTGCTGGCGGAGCTGGGCACGGTGCGCGCCTTCGTCGTGCACGGCGCCGACGGGCTCGACGAGATCTCGAACACCGGCGACAGCCGTGTCTCCGAGGTCCGGGAGGGCGTGGTGCGCACCTTCACCCTCCGGCCAGAGGACTTCGGCCTGGCCCGGGCGTCCATGGCCGACCTCCAGGGCGGCGACCGCGAGCAGAACGCCCAGATCATCCGGGGGATCCTCGGCGGCGAGCCGGGACCCAGGCGCGAGATCGTGCTGATGAACGCGGCGGCCGCGCTGGTGGCGGGCGGCCGGGCCCGCGACCTGAAGGAGGGCGCGGGGCTGGCCGCGAAGTCCATCGACAGCGGCGCCGCCCGCGTCAAGCTGCAGACACTGATCGCGCTCAGTCAGAAGCTCGGGCAGGAAAAATAGAAGCCGCGCCCACAGGGGCGTATGGGCGCGGCGTGGGAGGGCCC from the Candidatus Methylomirabilota bacterium genome contains:
- the trpD gene encoding anthranilate phosphoribosyltransferase, which translates into the protein MTSPTITEAVKALVERRDLTRIEAAAAMEAIMSGAATNAQIAAFLTALRMKGETVEELIGFAQVMRQKAVHVRTRGEETAALTGTDREMLIDTCGTGGDAAGTFNVSTATAFVVAGAGLRVAKHGNRSVSSLCGSADVVETLGINLELTPARVARCIDEVGIGFLYAPLLHTAMKHVMAARREMGIRTVFNMLGPLTNPAAANAQVIGVYSAALTEPLARVLAELGTVRAFVVHGADGLDEISNTGDSRVSEVREGVVRTFTLRPEDFGLARASMADLQGGDREQNAQIIRGILGGEPGPRREIVLMNAAAALVAGGRARDLKEGAGLAAKSIDSGAARVKLQTLIALSQKLGQEK